caatgctaaaccatttaaaatttccatttagaaACCTCgtttgtgcttttaaaatgttgatgaaCAGGCAGTGATCTGCGGTATGATACCTCGTGTCAAGTTGTAGGTGTTTAACACAAATTCGTTCACCCTTCACAACCACACTGTGAAgtggatactattattattacaggTTGAGGAAATTGAAGCGCCAAACTGTTAGGTAATGTGGCCAGCATACAGCCGAATATACACAACCGTAGATTTCTATCACATTCTTCCCGCTCTCACTCCCTCCCACTGCCTGGGGGAGAGGACCTCTTCTTAATGAAATCCCGGGCAGCCCAAGGGCGCTACGCGTCATAGCTCTCCAGGGACAGGGGGCGTCTTAGAGCGCAGGCTCGGGGCGGATGGGGCGGGGAGAGGGCGGAAGCAGCGATTGGGTGGAAGAGAGGTGAAACTTAATAGCGGAAGTCCCGCCCAACCGGGGTGAAACTTCCGGCTCCAAACGCTTGGGCCTTATGCTGACGGAGCGGAGCCAGCAGCGCCGGGATGGTGCTGCTGGAGAGTGAGCAGGTAACGCTAGAGCTGGCCGGCCCGGGGACTGATGTAGTTCAGGGCTTAGCTCGGGACCTGTCTCCTGCGGGAGGGACTGGGACGTGACGAGGCGGGACGGGGATTTGGGTTGCCTAATGGGGCCGGGCTTGTTGTATTTCAGTTCCTGACGGAGCTGACCAGGCTGTTTCAGAAATGCCGGTTGTCGGGCAGCGTGTTCATCACCTTGAAGAAGTGTAAGCAGCTGTGGACGCCGGAAGGGAGCTGGGAGGCCGCGCGGGTGCCCAGTGACTGGGAGCCACAGGCAGAGTCTGCCGCGCAGCCCagccttcccctgcctccctcagccttcccctgcctccctccatctTGTACTGGGCACGTTCAGGGCTGAGGGACCGAAGTATTAGGGACTGGCTGTTGCGGCCCCCAGCACTGAATCACGTAGACCTATTCAGGTTCCAGAGGCCCCAAGCATGTTAGGGCCCTTCTTTTTGTCAAGGATCGCAAACCTCGCTATGATTAGTGAGATTTAAGCTGCTTTGATATTACAGTGTTCCCATCGTGGAAGTAGCAAAGCAAGTAGTTTTCCAAGGTGTGGCCAAGCCGTCGGTGATAGCAAATGATGTAGTTCACAGAACTGGATCAGTGAAGGTGGATTAGGTATCCTGTGTATCCCTTCCCTACTGATTAACTTTTTATCTACCTGCTAACAACGACTGTGGTCATGTTCACCAGGATGTATTTTTCATGCAGATGATGGTCGGACTAAACCCATTCCAAGGAAAGGTTCCGTGGAGGGCTTTGAGCCCTCAGACAACAAGTGTCTGTTAAGAGCTACTGATGGGAAGAAGAAGATCAGCACCGTGGTGAGTTGGATTCCTAAAACTACAGTTTTGGAGTTTAAAGACTTGAACTTAACTGAGGACGGGGTATATCTGAaccaggtgtttttgttttgtttaaataaagcCTAGTGTCTACCTCCCCAGCTGTTTTGGGATCAGGGTCTTCTTTTATTATGTTAGTAGAAAACTCAagagcaaaattaaaatgaagggTAAAAGTCAAACAcctgttagaaataaaattagcatGTTGGTCCTTACTCTTAGTAGCACCGTCAGGAGCAGTTGGTGTATTTGATTCCTTATTCCCTTACTGTGCTGGGCTTTCAGTGAACAGTTTCCTGGTACCAGATGATGCTTTTACTTTTAAGATGATTATTCTGtctttgtgattcatgtaccaaacATGTATTATGTTAAACTTTGTATTTGAGAGCATGTAATTTAGTCAAGAGTCCTAGTGTTCCTTTCAAGGTGGAGGTTGAATATGAAAGCAAGAGACTCCTTGGATTCCAAATGAATACTCCTTTATGCTGCTGGGGTAGAACTGGACTGCCCTCTAATCAGATAAGATATGATAGACCATAATTAGTTGATTAAGTCTCCCTATATTAGTTACCTTGAAGACTTTTACAGTAAAGCAAGCTtatgtggcttttaaaaataaagttgggcATCATGTAATACAGAAAACTAAGGAGACTTCAGAGGTAGAATTTCTCTTGTTGCAGTAGCATTCATTTTGCTTAAATGGGTCTGAATTAATGGAAGGTAGGTTTAAAATAAGATGGGGAGGGAGTAACTTAAATGTATCTTGTGTAAAAGGTTAATACCAAGTCCTCTGATATCTCTCAGAGCCCAGGGGGAAAAAGTCAGTGCCACATGTGTAAGATTTCAACAGAGGGGAGAAGCATCGCTTCTTAAGGAGCCTACTTCTGCCTCTATCCTATCTTGGAACAGTTCTCATGTGGAAAAAAGTGCAGAGCTACTTTGCGTGTTCCTCAGGTAGAGGAAGGTGAAGTAGAAAGATAGCTTTTAGCATATTGTGATCTCTGCAATTGGGAAGAAGTATTTTTAAGGATTAGGATGTTGGCTTCATGAGGCTTTTGAATTGTTACTGGGTGAGGCAGATGATTCCTCTATGGATAATGGGTgacctttctcccttcttttccagGTGAGCTCCAAAGAAGTGAATAAGTTTCAGATGGTGAGTTTCTGGTGATCCCTGTGTCCCTTTCCTCAGGGCAGGAGTCAGCATGTTTACCACTGGGTTAAGATTGCTGTTCAGGTTCACTGCTGTCCTGTGATGTTTTACCAGCAGTTTATAAGTAAAAGCTGCCAGGCTATGAGTTTTACTTTCAATactgattttgtcttttttaactgGATTTTGTTGTCTTACGCTTCAGATACTCTCTACTTATGGCATGGCTTAAGAAATTGCCTGCAGGTTTccatttttgcttaaaaaaaaaaaaaagt
This DNA window, taken from Camelus dromedarius isolate mCamDro1 chromosome 5, mCamDro1.pat, whole genome shotgun sequence, encodes the following:
- the SRP14 gene encoding signal recognition particle 14 kDa protein, with protein sequence MVLLESEQFLTELTRLFQKCRLSGSVFITLKKYDGRTKPIPRKGSVEGFEPSDNKCLLRATDGKKKISTVVSSKEVNKFQMAYSNLLRANMDGLKKRDRKSKSKKSKAAQ